A genomic window from Ascaphus truei isolate aAscTru1 chromosome 1, aAscTru1.hap1, whole genome shotgun sequence includes:
- the LOC142497332 gene encoding uncharacterized protein LOC142497332, with protein sequence MLLLYIVAPEGHVSPETEQVSSPGSASSTHLEEHDEEDFDDDDDDDDDDDDDAAAAAIDTQIQASDHEEVPIETVLPPKRPANTTYDAIVASEGKIVEAENRRHSDLMTVLERMIALQEETVSQLAHLHRVFIEVPKQLQKINTSFEALVVQQTQANYWRMTNVPQFNSSQAGSVHAGQFSPHASDIHSPGPNVTSQVADIAVQVPDDILPLPSVQIQQLTPTKEATKRKHKQLLLTSFWSKTTKDTHETDQPSLVQCLPTCSHVSVGTSPVREQSLPKSPVGESLPKSPVGESLAKSPVGESLPKSPVGESLATSPVGESLATSPVGEQSLPKSPVGESLPKSPVGESLATSPAREVPEATQSGSVVPNVGGNTESQ encoded by the exons atgttattgttatatatagttgcccctgaaggacatgtgtcacctgagactgaacaagtgtcttcacctgggtcagccagctcaacacacctagaag aacatgatgaagaggattttgatgatgatgatgatgatgatgatgatgatgatgatgatgccgccgccgccgccatagacacacaaatacaagcaagtgaccatgaagaggttccaattgaaactgttttaccgccaaaacgtccagcaaataccacatatgatgcaattgtagcttctgagggaaaaattgtggaagcagaaaatcgtcgccattctgacctgatgacagtgctggaaaggatgattgcactgcaggaagaaacagtttcacaattggcacatctccacagagtcttcattgaagtgcctaaacagttgcaaaaaatcaacacctcattcgaagcattagttgttcagcaaacacaagctaattactggagaatgactaatgtaccacaattcaacagctcacaggcaggatctgttcatgctggtcagttttcaccacatgcttctgatattcattcaccaggcccaaatgttaccagtcaagtagcagacattgctgtgcaggttcctgacgacatcctaccgctgccatctgtacaaattcagcagctgacacctacaaaggaggccacaaaaagaaaacacaagcagttactactgaccagtttttggtcaaaaacaacaaaagacacacatgaaacagaccaaccatcacttgtgcagtgtctaccaacttgctcacatgtgtcagtgggcacaagccctgtccgtgaacagtcactacccaaaagccccgtaggtgagtcactgcccaaaagccctgtaggtgaatcgctggccaaaagccctgtaggtgaatcactgcccaaaagccctgtaggtgagtcactggccacaagccctgtaggtgagtcactggccacaagccctgtaggtgaacagtcactacccaaaagccctgtaggtgagtcactgcccaaaagccctgtaggtgagtcactggccacaagccctgcccgtgaagtgccagaggccactcaaagtggctctgttgtacctaatgttggtg GGAATACAGaatcgcagtag